The Streptomyces sp. WZ-12 genome segment ACGCCGGAGACGATGTGGTCGACGCCGAAGGTGACGGTGGCGACGGCGTGCACCAGGCCGCCGAGCGCGCCGCCGATGATGCCGGCCGCGGCCGCGACCCAGGGGCCGTGCTGCCAGCCCGCCCAGCCGGCCGCGAACGAGCCGAGCATCATCATGCCTTCGAGCCCGATGTTGATCACGCCGGACCGCTCGGCCCACAGGCCGCCCAGACCGGCCAGCCCGATCGGCACCGCGGCGCTCAGCGCGGCCCCGAACTGGCCGGCGGAGGTGAGGTCGCCGGCGCCGCTGACGGCCCGCAGGGCGGAGATCGCGACCAGCGCGCCGGCGACGATCAGCAGGATCCGGGGGTAGGTCAGCTTCCGCTTCCGGCCGCCGGTGCCCGGGGCCGCGGCCCGCGCCGCGGAGTTGAGTTCGGTACTCACGCCGTCACCTCCGGCTTGTCACTGGCGTCGGTGCCGGTGCGGGCCAGTACGGCCAACTCCTCGCCGACCTTGCGCTGTTGGAGGCGGAGTCCGTAGCGCCGCACGACCTCGTAGGCGATGACCACGCAGAGCACGATCACGCCCTGGATGACGCCGACGATCTCCTGGGCGTAGCCCTCGAATTCGAGCCGGGAGCCGGTGCGGTCGAGGAACGCCCACAGCAGGGCGCCGAACGCCATGCCGACGGGGTGGTTGCGGCCGAGCAGCGCGATGGCGATGCCGGTGAAGCCGATGCCGGCCGGGAAGTCGGTGCCGTACTGAAACGATTCGCCGAGCAGGGTGGGCATGCCGACCAGGCCGGCGGCGGCGCCGGACAGCAGCATGGAGATGACCACCATCCGCTTGACGCTGACGCCGCTGGCCTCGGCGGCCGGTTCGGAGGCGCCCACCGCCCGCAGGTCGAAGCCGAAGCGGGTGCGGTTGATCAGGAACCAGTACAGGGCGCCGGCGACCACCGCGACCACCACGAAGCCCTCGACCGGCTTGGGGTGGGTGGGGAAGGAGAAGAAGTGGCTGGACTCCGGCAGGAACTTGGTGTGCAGGAGGTTGCCGTCCTTGATGGCGAGCCGGCCGTCCTGGAGGAAGTAGCCGATCACCGAGGCCGCGATGG includes the following:
- a CDS encoding ABC transporter permease encodes the protein MSTTTPAPTGGQRAAVDALARSATRDKVLLAIAAPVLAIVAAMVISSLVFLASGESPFRAYGIMADYGHYSDSQVWIINKAVPYYLSALAVAIGFRMNLFNIGVDGQYRLAAFAAAAVGGAIALPGALQIILLIVIAMLVGAVWSGIAGLLKTTRGVSEVITTIMLNSIAASVIGYFLQDGRLAIKDGNLLHTKFLPESSHFFSFPTHPKPVEGFVVVAVVAGALYWFLINRTRFGFDLRAVGASEPAAEASGVSVKRMVVISMLLSGAAAGLVGMPTLLGESFQYGTDFPAGIGFTGIAIALLGRNHPVGMAFGALLWAFLDRTGSRLEFEGYAQEIVGVIQGVIVLCVVIAYEVVRRYGLRLQQRKVGEELAVLARTGTDASDKPEVTA